A stretch of the uncultured Desulfobacter sp. genome encodes the following:
- a CDS encoding ArsR family transcriptional regulator produces MNERSKTIRQEIISYLESRPMTVRDISQSVGIMEKDVVHHLGFIDKTVRTQKKRIYMKPYYCLNCGFKFKNRKRFLKPGKCPSCRKGGIASAVFWIAS; encoded by the coding sequence ATGAACGAAAGATCGAAAACTATCAGACAGGAAATCATAAGTTACCTTGAAAGCCGCCCCATGACGGTACGGGATATCTCACAATCCGTTGGTATCATGGAAAAGGATGTTGTTCATCATTTAGGCTTCATAGATAAAACTGTTCGGACCCAAAAGAAAAGGATATATATGAAACCTTACTACTGCCTGAATTGCGGATTCAAATTCAAAAACAGGAAACGATTCCTAAAGCCGGGAAAATGCCCGTCTTGCAGAAAGGGTGGAATAGCGTCAGCGGTTTTCTGGATCGCA